A window of the Trichoderma asperellum chromosome 4, complete sequence genome harbors these coding sequences:
- a CDS encoding uncharacterized protein (MEROPS:MER0014642): MAGFFNKIKNASTPSTAQTTKDVVPKKKDEILPELTPLEKMLLNAGPLREDGTDKFFGFENFGNTCYCNSIVQALFYSDLFRESVINYPSLSPSGTPNGSRPKVNVTIRPPMPAPPPQQQKKGISNKEATKQRQAINSGQPAPGQTAIKPEDKPDTPEYKKKQAMLKGPILELAQENAVGYGMDECTFTGLKDIFLAVLQSSTRTGVLSPQRFLEIFKRDNEMFRNSMHQDAHEFYGLVLNDVIANVEANARKIQEQLDIKGNAELTQSVQNALGSALMNNMTGYRTPGTGWVHDIFEGVLTSETKCLTCETASQRDETFLDLSIDLEQHSSVTSCLRKFSAEEMLCERNKFHCDHCGGLQEAEKRMKVKRLPKVLTLHLKRFKYTEDYSRLQKLFHRVVYPYHLRMFNTTDDAEDPDRMYELYAVVVHIGGNAYHGHYVSIIKTKDRGWVLFDDEMVEPVDKHFVRNFFGDKPGMATAYVLFYQETTFEKVREEQEREGMEEVKLATQAANIAQDENGDKPDTAPLKRQVTQPVVMPEHESLATLAHAATATGVPLPTSPIIESPKIPEMPFVGVSGVSLTGKSATKIETKSRDDLKREKKEREAAEKAAKQAEKEKEKLREKQVKEDDKKRREDHIKALQARRNEQDELQKVLEASKKSAAVEEAARRKEEGGSSGFLDRSKRGSKSMSKRSFSFFKDRNSSLDTTMNGDAPEKEKEKEKKGRMSIGLGRKKSSPFLA, translated from the exons ATGGCCGGATTTTTCAACAAGATTAAAAACGCCAGCACG CCGTCGACAGCGCAAACCACCAAAGATGTGGtacccaagaagaaggatgagaTCTTACCAGAATTGACCCCTCtcgagaagatgctgctgaaTGCAGGCCCCTTACGAGAGGATGGAACTGACAAGTTCTTTGGTTTCGAAAAC TTTGGAAACACCTG CTATTGTAATTCCATCGTACAGGCGTTATTCTATTCCGATCTGTTTCGAGAAAGCGTGATCAACTATCCGTCGCTATCACCATCCGGAACCCCCAATGGCAGTCGACCAAAGGTTAACGTCACTATTCGCCCACCAATGCCGGCACCCCCACCTcaacagcagaagaagggcatcagcaacaaggaagcaacaaaacaaagacaaGCCATCAACTCCGGCCAGCCCGCACCCGGCCAAACTGCTATCAAGCCTGAAGACAAGCCAGATACTCCTGAatacaaaaagaagcaggccATGCTCAAAGGCCCAATCCTAGAGCTGGCGCAAGAAAATGCTGTAGGGTACGGCATGGATGAATGCACCTTCACAGGCCTCAAAGATATCTTTCTGGCAGTCCTTCAGAGCAGCACTCGAACAGGGGTCCTGAGTCCTCAGCGTTTCCTCGAGATATTTAAGCGCGATAACGAAATGTTCCGGAATTCCATGCACCAGGATGCCCACGAATTTTACGGCCTCGTGTTAAATGATGTCATTGCTAATGTCGAAGCAAATGCGAGAAAGATCCAGGAGCAGCTGGATATCAAAGGCAATGCTGAGCTTACGCAGTCGGTACAGAACGCCTTGGGATCTGCGCTGATGAATAATATGACTGGTTACCGCACTCCCGGGACGGGTTGGGTTCACGACATCTTTGAGGGTGTGCTGACTTCGGAGACGAAGTGCTTGACTTGTGAGACGGCGTCACAGAGAGACGAGACTTTCCTCGATCTGTCCATTGATCTCGAACAACACTCATCGGTCACATCTTGTCTACGAAAATTCTCGGCCGAAGAGATGCTCTGTGAGCGGAACAAATTCCACTGTGATCATTGTGGTGGTCTGCAGGAGGCTGAAAAGCGAATGAAGGTCAAACGCTTGCCCAAAGTACTCACTCTGCACCTCAAGCGATTCAAGTACACCGAGGATTATAGCCGTCTCCAGAAACTGTTCCACCGTGTTGTCTACCCCTATCATCTGCGTATGTTCAACACCACAGACGACGCAGAGGACCCTGATAGGATGTATGAACTCTATGCTGTTGTCGTCCACATAGGTGGCAACGCGTATCATGGCCACTACGTCTCCATCATCAAGACCAAGGATCGCGGTTGGGTCCTATTCGATGATGAGATGGTTGAGCCTGTTGATAAGCACTTTGTGCGCAATTTCTTTGGCGACAAGCCCGGTATGGCGACTGCCTACGTTCTCTTTTACCAAGAAACTACCTTTGAGAAAGTCAgggaagagcaagagagggaggggatGGAGGAGGTGAAGTTAGCGACGCAGGCTGCTAATATAGCACAAGATGAAAACGGAGACAAGCCAGATACAGCACCTCTGAAGCGGCAAGTAACACAACCTGTTGTAATGCCAGAGCATGAGTCTCTAGCAACTCTCGCACATGCCGCTACAGCTACTGGAGTGCCATTACCAACTTCGCCCATCATCGAATCACCAAAAATACCCGAGATGCCGTTTGTCGGCGTGTCAGGTGTTAGCCTCACCGGCAAAAGTGCTACCAAAATAGAAACAAAATCCAGGGACGACTTGaaacgagagaagaaagagcgcgaggctgctgaaaaggcagccaagcaagctgaaaaggagaaagagaaactcAGAGAGAAACAGGTTAAAGAAGACGACAAGAAGCGAAGAGAAGATCATATCAAAGCTCTACAAGCTCGAAGGAATGAGCAAGATGAGCTACAAAAAGTGCTAGAAGCTAGCAAGAAGTCTGCAGCCGTCGAAGAGGCCGCcagaaggaaggaagaaggcGGATCTTCTGGGTTCCTTGATCGGTCTAAGCGAGGTAGCAAGTCCATGTCGAAGCGGAGTTTCAGCTTTTTCAAGGACAGGAATAGCTCCCTGGATACTACAATGAATGGCGATGctccagaaaaagaaaaagaaaaagagaagaaaggacgCATGAGCATTGGTCTaggcaggaagaagagctcacCCTTCCTAGCATAA